In Dryobates pubescens isolate bDryPub1 chromosome 15, bDryPub1.pri, whole genome shotgun sequence, the following proteins share a genomic window:
- the PDXP gene encoding chronophin — protein sequence MASCRRLSGAGLREVLGPAQGLLFDCDGVLWAGERAVPGAPELLERLRRSGKAALFVSNNSRRSVAELERRFSRLGFHGVRAEHVFSSALCSALFLRQRLLGGGGNGSGNGRVFVMGGEGLRGEVRDAGLRLAGEGESATAEPVRAVLVGYDDQFTFAKLAQACGYLRDPQCLLVATDPDPWHPLSDGQRTPGTGSLTAAVETASGRKALVVGKPNRYMFDCIVERFGVDPSRTLMIGDRLETDILFGKNCGLSTILTLTGVSRLEEAQAYMASDSAAAKDLVPNYYVDSIADLIPGLDE from the exons aTGGCGAGCTGCCGGCGGCTGAGCGGCGCAGGGTTGCGGGAGGTGCTGGGCCCGGCGCAGGGGCTGCTCTTCGACTGCGACGGCGTCCTGTGGGCGGGCGAGCGCGCTGTCCCCGGCGCCCCCGAGCTGCTGGAGCGGCTGCGGCGCAGCGGCAAGGCCGCCCTCTTCGTCAGCAACAACAGCCGCCGCTCCGTGGCTGAGCTGGAGAGGCGCTTCAGTCGCCTCGGTTTCCACGGCGTCCGTGCCGAGCACGTCTTCAGCTCCGCGCTCTGCTCCGCGCTCTTTCTCCGTCAGCGCCTCCTCGGCGGCGGGGGGAACGGCAGCGGGAATGGCCGTGTCTTCGTGATGGGCGGCGAGGGGCTGCGCGGCGAGGTGCGCGATGCCGGCCTGCGCCTGGCGGGCGAGGGCGAGTCAGCCACCGCCGAGCCCGTGCGGGCCGTGCTAGTGGGCTACGACGACCAGTTTACCTTCGCCAAGCTGGCGCAGGCCTGCGGCTACCTGCGCGACCCGCAGTGCCTCCTGGTGGCCACCGATCCCGACCCCTGGCACCCTCTCAGCGACGGCCAGCGCACCCCCG gGACTGGCAGCCTCACAGCTGCGGTGGAAACCGCTTCGGGCCGCAAGGCGCTGGTGGTGGGGAAACCAAATAGGTACATGTTTGATTGCATCGTGGAGCGCTTCGGCGTCGACCCCTCTCGCACCCTCATGATTGGAGACCGACTGGAGACAGACATCCTCTTCGGCAAGAACTGCGGCCTCTCCACCATCCTCACCCTGACAGGTGTCTCTCGCCTGGAAGAGGCGCAGGCCTACATGGCCAGTGACAGCGCCGCCGCCAAGGATCTGGTGCCCAATTATTACGTGGACAGCATTGCAGACTTGATACCAGGCCTGGATGAGTAG